From one Catenulispora sp. GP43 genomic stretch:
- a CDS encoding spermidine/putrescine ABC transporter substrate-binding protein, whose amino-acid sequence MNDISRARDEFLDAADRFPEAFRRQLAGGASRRGFLAAGLGVGAAGLLGACATKTKAASSGSAGAGSGSSSAVPSEGKAGVDKSDTEKIVNFSNWVSYIDVDPNDKNKRPTLDNFKAETGITVNYTEDVNSNDDFFAKIHQQLAAGQDTGRDLMVLSDWMIGKLRQMGYLEPLNLANIPNFKDLLPEAANPAYDPNRKHTVPWALGFTLMGVNLKSAGLTAAQAQQLSIKDMMTDAKYKGKVGYFAEMEDGVGFGLLATGADPAKFTDDQFSAAVAYIQKARDNNQIRQFTGNDYINDLTNGNYAMCMAYSGDIAQIDDPNIVWVVPQEGMLWFTDNMCIPAMASHKTNAEKFMNYMLEPKVGAALDDYISYIPSMQGADTAMKAIDANALQNQLIFPDAATKAKAHEFQNLDLKTLDKYVSQFKDVTG is encoded by the coding sequence ATGAACGACATATCCCGGGCCCGCGACGAGTTCCTCGACGCCGCCGACCGCTTTCCCGAAGCCTTCCGGCGCCAGCTCGCCGGCGGGGCCTCGCGCCGGGGCTTCCTGGCCGCCGGCCTCGGGGTGGGCGCGGCCGGCCTGCTCGGCGCGTGCGCCACGAAGACCAAGGCCGCCTCCTCCGGCTCGGCCGGCGCCGGCTCGGGCTCGTCCTCGGCCGTCCCGTCCGAGGGCAAGGCGGGCGTCGACAAGTCCGACACCGAGAAGATCGTCAACTTCTCCAACTGGGTGTCCTACATCGACGTCGACCCCAACGACAAGAACAAGCGGCCGACTCTGGACAACTTCAAGGCCGAGACCGGGATCACCGTCAACTACACCGAGGACGTCAACTCCAACGACGACTTCTTCGCCAAGATCCACCAGCAGCTGGCCGCCGGCCAGGACACCGGCCGGGACCTGATGGTGCTCTCGGACTGGATGATCGGCAAGCTCCGGCAGATGGGCTACCTGGAGCCGCTGAACCTGGCGAACATCCCGAACTTCAAGGACCTGCTGCCCGAGGCGGCCAACCCGGCCTACGACCCGAACCGCAAGCACACCGTGCCGTGGGCGCTGGGCTTCACCCTGATGGGCGTCAACCTGAAGTCCGCCGGCCTGACCGCGGCCCAGGCGCAGCAGCTGTCCATCAAGGACATGATGACCGACGCCAAGTACAAGGGGAAGGTCGGCTACTTCGCCGAGATGGAGGACGGCGTCGGCTTCGGCCTGCTGGCCACCGGGGCCGACCCGGCGAAGTTCACCGACGACCAGTTCAGCGCGGCCGTGGCCTACATCCAGAAGGCCCGGGACAACAACCAGATCCGGCAGTTCACCGGCAACGACTACATCAACGACCTGACCAACGGGAACTACGCCATGTGCATGGCGTACTCCGGTGACATCGCGCAGATCGACGACCCGAACATCGTCTGGGTGGTGCCCCAGGAGGGCATGCTCTGGTTCACCGACAACATGTGCATCCCGGCCATGGCCTCCCACAAGACCAACGCCGAGAAGTTCATGAACTACATGCTCGAGCCCAAGGTCGGCGCCGCGCTGGACGACTACATCAGCTACATCCCCTCGATGCAGGGCGCGGACACCGCGATGAAGGCGATCGACGCCAACGCGCTGCAGAACCAGCTGATCTTCCCGGACGCGGCCACCAAGGCCAAGGCCCACGAGTTCCAGAACCTGGACCTGAAGACCCTCGACAAGTACGTCTCGCAGTTCAAGGACGTCACCGGCTGA
- a CDS encoding gamma-aminobutyraldehyde dehydrogenase produces MHQYIGGGQRTGSSGVVHQVTNPADGSVVADLVLGDARDADSAVDAAKRAYPEWSRATPAERSTALHRLAQVLDERSQEFAETESRQTGKPIRLTTGFDVPGTVDNTAFFAGAARHLEGKAAAEYSADHTSAVRREPIGVVASIAPWNYPLQMAAWKILPAIAAGNTIVLKPAEITPLTALLFAQACTDAGIPDGVVNVVVGSGPVAGEALMTHPDVRMVSFTGSTPVGKRVMELASRTVKRVHLELGGKAPFVVFDDADLEAAIHGAVAGSLINTGQDCTAATRAYVHRSRYDEFVAGVADLYASVKLGDPFDPATDLGPLVSFRQRDSVAGFVDRARGYGANIVVGGEAPGGALAAGAYYRPTLVTGVAQDAEIVRDEVFGPVLAALPFDTDEQAFELANDTPYGLAASAWTRDHHRALRAVREIAAGCVWVNDHIPIISEMPHGGYKASGFGKDMSSYSFEEYTQVKHTMHDLTGVARKPWHRTIFDL; encoded by the coding sequence GTGCACCAGTACATCGGCGGGGGCCAAAGGACCGGATCGTCAGGAGTCGTGCATCAGGTCACGAATCCGGCGGACGGCTCCGTCGTCGCCGACCTCGTACTCGGCGACGCGCGGGACGCCGACTCGGCGGTGGACGCGGCCAAACGGGCGTACCCCGAATGGAGCAGGGCGACCCCGGCTGAGCGCTCGACCGCGCTGCACCGGCTCGCGCAGGTTCTCGACGAGCGGTCTCAGGAGTTCGCCGAGACAGAGTCGCGCCAGACCGGCAAGCCGATCCGCCTGACCACCGGCTTCGACGTCCCGGGCACCGTGGACAACACCGCGTTCTTCGCCGGTGCCGCGCGCCACCTGGAGGGCAAGGCCGCGGCCGAGTACTCCGCCGACCACACCAGCGCCGTCCGGCGCGAGCCGATCGGCGTGGTCGCCTCGATCGCGCCGTGGAACTACCCGCTGCAGATGGCGGCGTGGAAGATCCTGCCGGCGATCGCGGCCGGCAACACCATCGTGCTCAAGCCCGCCGAGATCACACCGCTGACGGCGCTGCTGTTCGCCCAGGCCTGCACCGACGCCGGTATCCCGGACGGCGTGGTCAACGTGGTCGTCGGCAGCGGCCCGGTGGCCGGCGAGGCGCTGATGACGCACCCGGACGTGCGGATGGTGTCCTTCACCGGTTCCACCCCGGTCGGCAAGCGGGTCATGGAACTCGCCTCCCGCACCGTCAAGCGGGTGCACCTGGAACTCGGCGGCAAGGCGCCCTTCGTCGTGTTCGACGACGCGGACCTGGAGGCCGCGATCCACGGCGCCGTCGCCGGCTCGCTGATCAACACCGGCCAGGACTGCACCGCCGCGACCCGCGCGTACGTGCACCGCAGCCGGTACGACGAGTTCGTGGCCGGCGTCGCGGACCTGTACGCCTCGGTGAAGCTCGGCGACCCGTTCGACCCCGCGACCGACCTCGGTCCGCTCGTCTCCTTCAGGCAGCGCGACAGCGTCGCCGGTTTCGTCGACCGCGCCCGCGGCTACGGCGCGAACATCGTGGTCGGCGGCGAGGCCCCCGGCGGCGCGCTGGCCGCCGGTGCGTACTACCGGCCGACGCTGGTCACCGGGGTCGCGCAGGACGCGGAGATCGTGCGCGACGAGGTCTTCGGGCCGGTGCTCGCGGCGCTGCCGTTCGACACCGACGAGCAGGCCTTCGAGCTCGCCAACGACACGCCCTACGGCCTGGCCGCCTCGGCGTGGACCCGGGACCACCACCGCGCGCTGCGCGCCGTGCGGGAGATCGCCGCCGGCTGTGTGTGGGTCAACGACCACATCCCGATCATCAGCGAGATGCCGCACGGGGGCTACAAGGCCTCCGGGTTCGGCAAGGACATGTCGTCCTACTCCTTCGAGGAGTACACGCAGGTCAAGCACACCATGCACGACCTCACCGGAGTGGCCCGCAAGCCCTGGCACCGGACCATCTTCGACCTCTGA
- a CDS encoding PucR family transcriptional regulator, with translation MYTTQYPTVADVLQLGPVKQGGPRVVAGVAGLDRMVRWVHVTELVDVGTILRGGELVLSTGIAWPAGPDRLADFVADLAKLGAAGLVLELGRRYTDSSLPKALLAAAEKHSLPVITLALDTRFVTITEAVHGLIIDAQLAELRASDEVHQTFTELAVEGASPDEVVQQIGRMSGCPVVLENLAHQVLTYSQAGADPSVLLDGWEGRSRSVRTTTGRTTYDERSGWLTTVVGARGHDWGRLALICNDPAPVPRLSMLLERAAATLALNRLVERDRDSLERQTHRTLLTAILSHGQPASEVALRARALGVTLDGRRLVGVVLRLRTAAHPTALETQARLRELTDQAAAAIRDRRLSALIGTLDEHSVGLLLALGPQDREDAALDGFAERVRRLVERPTSPSSADGYVIAVGTSVGAVRDARRSLLEAVQVADAAVRQPAGQAPYHRLVDVRLRGLLHLLRDDARLQTFVERELGPLLAYDAERGTDLVKMLTVYVESGRNKSAAADAAHLSRPSFYERLHRIERILSVDLDSVESCLALHVALLALEAIRP, from the coding sequence ATGTACACCACCCAGTACCCGACCGTCGCCGACGTCCTGCAGCTCGGCCCGGTCAAGCAGGGCGGGCCGCGGGTGGTGGCCGGCGTCGCCGGGCTGGACCGCATGGTGCGCTGGGTGCACGTCACCGAACTGGTCGACGTCGGCACCATCCTGCGCGGCGGCGAGCTGGTCCTGTCCACCGGCATCGCCTGGCCCGCCGGGCCCGACCGGCTCGCCGACTTCGTCGCCGACCTGGCCAAGCTCGGCGCCGCCGGCCTGGTCCTGGAACTGGGCCGCCGCTACACCGACAGCAGCCTGCCCAAGGCGCTGCTGGCCGCCGCCGAGAAGCACAGCCTGCCGGTGATCACCCTGGCGCTGGACACGCGTTTCGTCACCATTACCGAAGCCGTGCACGGCCTGATCATCGACGCGCAGCTGGCCGAGCTGCGCGCCTCCGACGAGGTCCACCAGACCTTCACCGAACTCGCGGTCGAGGGCGCCTCCCCCGACGAGGTGGTCCAGCAGATCGGCCGCATGTCCGGCTGCCCGGTGGTCCTGGAGAACCTGGCGCACCAGGTGCTCACCTACTCCCAGGCCGGCGCCGACCCCTCGGTCCTGCTCGACGGCTGGGAGGGCCGCTCCCGCTCGGTCCGCACCACCACCGGCCGCACCACCTACGACGAGCGCTCCGGCTGGCTGACCACGGTGGTCGGCGCGCGCGGCCACGACTGGGGCCGGCTGGCCCTGATCTGCAACGACCCGGCCCCGGTGCCGCGCCTGTCCATGCTGTTGGAGCGCGCCGCCGCGACCCTGGCCCTGAACCGCCTGGTCGAACGGGACCGGGATTCGCTGGAGCGGCAGACGCACCGGACCCTGCTGACCGCGATCCTGTCCCACGGCCAGCCGGCCTCGGAGGTGGCGCTGCGGGCCCGGGCCCTGGGCGTCACGCTCGACGGCCGCCGGCTGGTCGGCGTGGTGCTGCGGCTGCGCACCGCCGCGCACCCCACGGCCCTGGAGACGCAGGCCCGGCTGCGCGAGCTGACCGACCAGGCCGCCGCGGCGATCCGCGACCGCCGGCTGTCCGCGCTGATCGGCACCCTGGACGAGCACAGCGTCGGTCTGCTGCTGGCCCTGGGCCCGCAGGACCGCGAGGACGCCGCCCTGGATGGCTTCGCCGAGCGGGTCCGGCGGCTGGTGGAGCGGCCGACCTCGCCGTCGTCCGCCGACGGCTACGTCATCGCGGTCGGCACCTCGGTCGGCGCGGTGCGCGACGCGCGCCGCTCGCTGCTGGAGGCGGTGCAGGTCGCGGACGCGGCGGTGCGCCAGCCCGCGGGCCAGGCGCCGTACCACCGGCTGGTGGACGTCCGGCTGCGCGGCCTGCTGCACCTGCTGCGCGACGACGCGCGCCTGCAGACCTTCGTGGAGCGCGAGCTGGGCCCGCTGCTGGCGTACGACGCCGAGCGCGGCACGGATCTGGTCAAGATGCTGACGGTGTACGTGGAGTCGGGCCGCAACAAGTCGGCGGCGGCCGACGCGGCGCACCTGTCGCGGCCGTCGTTCTACGAGCGGCTGCACCGGATCGAGCGGATCCTGTCGGTGGACCTGGATTCGGTGGAGTCGTGTTTGGCGTTGCACGTGGCGCTGCTGGCCCTGGAAGCTATCAGACCATGA
- a CDS encoding class I SAM-dependent methyltransferase produces the protein MTAQQPYDEVAELYAEKFSDSLSSFPLERGLLTSFAELAKTVGGPVADLGCGPGYVTAHLSSLGLDAFGVDVSSGMLAQARARHPELRFELGSMAALEIADGSLGGVLSRYSIIHTVPEDVPAILAEFHRVLAPGGYALISFPGSDDASQPTASYDHTVHTAYRWWPDHFSALLHDAGLEEVGRLIERAAPDAPRPFPMVNLVARREN, from the coding sequence ATGACAGCCCAGCAGCCCTATGACGAAGTCGCCGAGCTCTACGCCGAGAAGTTCAGCGACAGCCTTTCGAGCTTCCCGTTGGAACGCGGCCTGCTCACTTCCTTCGCCGAGCTGGCGAAGACGGTCGGCGGACCGGTCGCGGACCTGGGCTGCGGGCCGGGGTACGTCACCGCGCACCTGAGCTCGCTGGGGCTGGACGCCTTCGGCGTCGACGTGTCCTCGGGCATGCTCGCCCAGGCCCGGGCCAGGCATCCGGAGCTGCGGTTCGAGCTCGGGTCCATGGCCGCGCTGGAGATCGCCGACGGATCGCTGGGCGGCGTCCTGTCCCGCTACTCGATCATCCACACGGTGCCGGAGGACGTCCCGGCGATCCTCGCCGAGTTCCACAGGGTCCTGGCGCCGGGCGGGTACGCGCTCATCAGCTTCCCGGGCAGTGATGACGCCTCGCAGCCGACGGCTTCCTACGACCACACCGTCCACACCGCGTACCGCTGGTGGCCGGACCATTTCAGTGCTCTGCTGCACGACGCCGGCCTGGAAGAGGTGGGCCGGCTGATCGAGCGCGCGGCTCCCGACGCGCCCCGGCCCTTCCCGATGGTGAATCTGGTCGCGCGGCGGGAGAACTGA
- a CDS encoding peroxiredoxin, which yields MAPTPEIGAPAPDFTLPGIVLSGTDVERRDFTLSASRGKPIVLAFYPGDDTPVCTKQMCAYNNELEKFTGIGAEVWGISPQDVDSHEKFALRHGLQQPLLADPDKTVIREYGVALKGLGLKRSVFLVDAEGVLRWKHVATFGLMFQSVDTLTQQIAALA from the coding sequence ATGGCCCCCACCCCCGAAATCGGCGCCCCCGCCCCCGACTTCACGCTGCCGGGCATCGTCCTGTCCGGCACCGACGTCGAGCGCCGCGACTTCACGCTGTCGGCGAGCCGCGGCAAGCCGATCGTGCTGGCCTTCTACCCCGGCGACGACACCCCGGTGTGCACCAAGCAGATGTGCGCGTACAACAACGAACTCGAGAAGTTCACCGGCATCGGCGCCGAGGTCTGGGGCATCAGCCCGCAGGATGTGGACAGCCACGAGAAGTTCGCGCTGCGGCACGGGCTCCAGCAGCCGCTGCTGGCCGACCCGGACAAGACCGTGATCCGGGAGTACGGCGTCGCGCTGAAGGGCCTGGGCCTGAAGCGTTCCGTGTTCCTCGTCGACGCCGAAGGCGTGCTGCGCTGGAAGCACGTGGCGACGTTCGGCTTGATGTTCCAGTCGGTCGACACGCTCACGCAGCAGATCGCCGCGCTGGCCTGA
- a CDS encoding NUDIX hydrolase: MSPPEGPYARRTARVLLVDKEDRLLLFKFGSRRRGFVWLTPGGGVDEGEALNAAAARELREETGLIATPEELGEVVAVTGGYADLGWVKGILREDYFFHRVDAHDVDMSGFTDYERKSIAEHRWWTVADLEAAAEHVVPWGLAPLLASILRDGPPENLVELPWHH, encoded by the coding sequence ATGTCGCCGCCCGAGGGCCCGTACGCCCGCCGCACCGCCCGCGTCCTGCTGGTGGACAAAGAGGACCGCCTGCTGCTGTTCAAGTTCGGCAGCCGCAGGCGGGGGTTCGTCTGGCTGACGCCGGGCGGCGGCGTGGACGAGGGCGAGGCGCTGAACGCCGCGGCGGCCCGGGAACTGCGCGAGGAGACCGGCCTGATCGCGACGCCGGAGGAGCTCGGTGAGGTGGTCGCGGTGACCGGGGGCTACGCGGATCTGGGCTGGGTCAAGGGGATCCTGCGCGAGGACTACTTCTTCCACCGCGTGGACGCGCACGACGTCGACATGAGCGGCTTCACCGACTACGAGCGCAAGTCCATCGCCGAGCACCGGTGGTGGACGGTGGCCGACCTGGAAGCCGCCGCCGAGCACGTGGTGCCGTGGGGCCTGGCGCCGCTGCTGGCCTCGATCCTGCGGGACGGCCCGCCGGAAAACCTCGTCGAATTGCCGTGGCACCACTGA
- a CDS encoding NAD-dependent deacetylase encodes MTTDWRGRKGPIGMLTGAGISTDSGIPDFRGPKGVWTKDPIAELLSTYQNYVADPELRERSWIARRDNPARQAEPNAAHKALAELEHSGRAVRIITQNIDRLHQKGGSTPRKVIEIHGNMSDVVCIDCTYHSTMDATLERVAAGEADPPCPVCGGILKAATIMFGQNLDPKTLWQAEQVAENSEIFLAIGTSLGVQPAASMCEVAVAHGADLVIVNNEPTPYDHLATEVIRDPISEAVPRIVAELVAAGAPGGTSAESAR; translated from the coding sequence ATGACCACCGACTGGCGCGGCCGCAAGGGCCCGATCGGCATGCTCACCGGCGCGGGTATCAGCACCGACTCCGGCATCCCGGACTTCCGCGGGCCCAAGGGCGTCTGGACCAAGGACCCGATCGCCGAACTGCTGTCGACGTACCAGAACTACGTCGCCGACCCCGAACTGCGCGAGCGCTCCTGGATCGCGCGGCGGGACAACCCGGCGCGCCAGGCCGAGCCGAACGCGGCGCACAAGGCGCTGGCCGAGCTGGAGCACTCGGGGCGGGCCGTGCGGATCATCACGCAGAACATCGACCGGCTGCACCAGAAGGGCGGGTCGACGCCGCGCAAGGTGATCGAGATCCACGGGAACATGTCCGACGTGGTCTGCATCGACTGCACCTACCACAGCACGATGGACGCCACGCTGGAGCGGGTGGCCGCCGGCGAGGCGGACCCGCCGTGCCCGGTCTGCGGCGGCATCCTGAAGGCCGCGACCATCATGTTCGGCCAGAACCTGGACCCGAAGACGCTGTGGCAGGCCGAGCAGGTGGCCGAGAACTCCGAGATCTTCCTGGCCATCGGCACCTCGCTCGGGGTCCAGCCGGCCGCCTCGATGTGCGAGGTGGCCGTGGCTCACGGCGCCGACCTGGTGATCGTCAACAACGAGCCGACCCCGTACGACCATCTGGCGACCGAAGTGATCCGCGACCCGATCAGCGAGGCGGTGCCCCGGATCGTCGCCGAACTCGTCGCGGCCGGCGCCCCGGGCGGCACGTCCGCGGAATCCGCACGTTAA
- a CDS encoding helix-turn-helix domain-containing protein — MSAPRDDEPTAAGEEPWHPPVSEYAVYMTPAEEHRRLGLALYGAGWHTIAEHGIRWDARVLNCYALHLVTRGSGWIEWGDRPRTRLPIKAPAAFWLFPGLVHSYQPDVGGWTITWALFDGPAAAGYEGLDFLSRSSPVVPLGDARPVRELFRELLTVVRTGGPHYEVSAGILVHRLITAVRDNGPGLRESRAVRALTEHATDPVALQDHATRLGLTVTQLREEVRLATGSTPKEYILRVRLSKAKDLLAATDQSVVQVARAVGYDDPAYFTRLFTQRVGLSPTMFRRSSLSG, encoded by the coding sequence GTGAGTGCGCCCCGGGACGACGAGCCGACGGCCGCCGGCGAGGAGCCCTGGCACCCGCCGGTCTCGGAGTACGCGGTCTACATGACGCCGGCCGAGGAGCACCGCCGCCTCGGCCTGGCGCTGTACGGCGCCGGCTGGCACACCATCGCCGAACACGGCATCCGCTGGGACGCACGCGTCCTGAACTGCTACGCGCTGCACCTGGTGACCCGCGGCTCGGGCTGGATCGAGTGGGGCGACCGCCCGCGCACCCGGCTCCCGATCAAGGCCCCGGCGGCCTTCTGGCTCTTCCCCGGCCTGGTCCACTCCTACCAGCCGGACGTCGGCGGCTGGACCATCACCTGGGCCCTGTTCGACGGCCCGGCGGCGGCCGGCTACGAGGGCCTGGACTTCCTGTCCCGCTCCTCCCCGGTGGTCCCCCTCGGCGACGCCCGCCCAGTCCGCGAACTGTTCCGCGAGCTCCTCACCGTGGTCCGCACCGGCGGCCCGCACTACGAGGTGTCAGCCGGGATCCTGGTGCACCGCCTGATCACCGCGGTCCGCGACAACGGCCCGGGACTGCGCGAATCGCGCGCCGTCCGGGCCCTCACCGAGCACGCCACCGACCCGGTCGCGCTCCAGGACCACGCGACCCGGCTCGGCCTGACCGTCACCCAGCTGCGCGAGGAAGTGCGCCTGGCGACCGGCTCGACGCCGAAGGAGTACATCCTGCGGGTCCGGCTGTCGAAGGCGAAGGACCTGCTGGCCGCGACGGACCAGAGCGTGGTGCAGGTGGCGCGCGCCGTCGGGTACGACGATCCGGCGTACTTCACGCGGTTGTTCACGCAGCGGGTCGGGTTGTCGCCGACGATGTTCCGGCGGAGTTCGCTGTCGGGGTAG
- a CDS encoding beta-galactosidase family protein, whose product MAHERLLTIDGGRFLRGGREHRIVSAAIHYFRIHPELWRDRLERLRAMGCNTVECYIAWNFHQPTPEPARFDGWRDVAGFITLAGELGFDVIARPGPYICAEWDFGGLPAWLLADENVRLRTTDPVYLAAVDQWFDQLIPVLAELQATRGGPVVAVQIENEYGSFGADPDYLGHLRKGLMGRGVDTLLFTSDGPQELMLAGGTVPDVLATVNFGSRAAEGFDTLRRVRPDDPPVCMEYWNGWFDHFGEPHHTRTPEDAARSLDEILAAGGSVNFYMGHGGTNFGFWAGANHSGVLSGDAGYQPTITSYDYDAPVGEAGELTPKFRLFREVVGRYVELPEADLPAPLPRVAPQTVAAPRIAALRDRLDVLATDPVRRPTPEPIEKLGHGFGLVHYRRRLDGPARAHTLRIEGVRDLAQVFADGKLLGRLERDKPEQTLDLQIPDEGLDLEILVEPLGRVNYGPHLADRKGLIGGVRLDHQFQFGWEHRVLPLDDLAALTAEVDQDPVTVGPAFHRATISLPEPADGFLAVPSSARSLVWLNGFLLGRLWDRGPQVTLYAPAPLWRAGENEIVALALDPADVTQSLEIEIRDEPDLGPLTDPYTHADY is encoded by the coding sequence GTGGCACACGAGCGCTTACTGACCATCGACGGCGGCAGGTTCCTGCGGGGCGGCCGGGAGCACCGGATCGTCTCGGCGGCGATCCACTACTTCCGGATCCATCCGGAACTGTGGCGGGATCGGCTGGAGCGCCTGCGCGCCATGGGGTGCAACACCGTCGAGTGCTACATCGCCTGGAACTTCCACCAGCCCACGCCGGAGCCGGCGCGGTTCGACGGGTGGCGGGACGTCGCCGGGTTCATCACGCTGGCCGGGGAGCTCGGCTTCGACGTGATCGCGCGTCCGGGTCCTTATATCTGCGCGGAATGGGACTTCGGCGGATTGCCGGCGTGGCTGCTGGCCGATGAGAACGTGCGGCTGCGTACCACCGATCCGGTCTATCTGGCGGCCGTGGACCAGTGGTTCGACCAGCTGATCCCGGTACTGGCGGAGCTGCAGGCCACGCGCGGCGGGCCGGTCGTGGCGGTGCAGATCGAGAACGAGTACGGCAGCTTCGGCGCCGATCCGGACTACCTCGGCCACCTTCGCAAGGGCCTGATGGGGCGCGGCGTGGACACCCTGCTGTTCACCTCCGACGGCCCGCAGGAGCTGATGTTGGCCGGCGGCACGGTGCCGGACGTGCTGGCCACCGTGAACTTCGGATCCCGCGCCGCCGAGGGGTTCGACACCCTGCGCCGCGTGCGGCCGGACGACCCGCCGGTCTGCATGGAGTACTGGAACGGCTGGTTCGACCACTTCGGCGAGCCGCACCACACCCGCACCCCGGAGGACGCCGCCCGCTCCCTGGACGAGATCCTGGCGGCCGGCGGGTCAGTCAACTTCTACATGGGCCACGGCGGCACCAACTTCGGGTTCTGGGCCGGCGCCAACCACTCCGGCGTACTGAGCGGCGATGCCGGATATCAGCCCACGATCACCAGCTACGACTACGACGCGCCGGTCGGCGAGGCCGGCGAGCTGACGCCGAAGTTCCGTCTCTTCCGCGAGGTCGTCGGCCGCTACGTCGAACTGCCGGAGGCGGATCTGCCCGCTCCCCTGCCGCGGGTGGCGCCGCAAACCGTTGCCGCGCCCCGGATCGCCGCTCTGCGCGACCGCCTGGACGTCCTCGCGACGGACCCGGTCCGCCGGCCCACGCCCGAGCCGATCGAGAAGCTCGGCCACGGCTTCGGCCTGGTCCACTACCGCCGCCGCCTCGACGGCCCCGCGCGTGCCCACACGCTGCGGATCGAGGGCGTCCGCGACCTCGCGCAGGTCTTCGCGGACGGCAAGCTGCTCGGGAGGTTGGAGCGTGACAAGCCCGAGCAGACGCTGGATCTCCAGATCCCGGATGAGGGCCTGGATCTGGAGATCCTCGTCGAGCCGCTGGGACGCGTGAACTACGGCCCGCACCTGGCCGATCGCAAGGGCCTGATCGGGGGCGTGCGGCTGGACCACCAGTTCCAGTTCGGCTGGGAGCACCGGGTGCTGCCGCTGGACGATCTGGCCGCGCTGACCGCCGAAGTCGATCAGGACCCTGTGACCGTCGGTCCCGCATTCCACCGCGCCACCATCAGCCTCCCCGAGCCCGCCGACGGGTTCCTCGCCGTCCCCTCCTCGGCGCGGAGCCTGGTCTGGCTCAACGGATTCCTGCTCGGCCGGCTGTGGGACCGGGGCCCGCAGGTCACGCTTTACGCTCCGGCACCGCTGTGGCGGGCGGGCGAGAACGAGATTGTGGCGCTGGCCCTGGATCCGGCAGATGTTACGCAGAGTCTTGAAATAGAGATCCGTGACGAGCCCGATCTCGGCCCGCTCACGGATCCCTACACCCACGCGGATTACTGA
- a CDS encoding ABC transporter permease encodes MSTTAAPSQTPVTAYLAGEPKPRFRDLCRMEWIKIASLRSTWFVLVAAALATVFINLNGVRSDLQYLDQNLAHPEGIMPNGYHFHFYYDPLFRSLSEIAVQLMMLGAAAIGALTMFGEFSTGQVRTTFAAVPKREGVVAAKITVLCGITTILAFAVALISFLGGQAMVASRHVGLSITDHDAQIAIAAYTLVVPVCALVGMLFGALIRNATASIVAVVAFLFLLPSFFGGDKYHWVKEIGHLFPGNAEGTLTFWAKDPNQTNGKWPASHMHAWLVFAGWAVISSVVALVVVKKRDA; translated from the coding sequence ATGAGCACCACGGCCGCGCCCTCACAGACCCCTGTCACCGCGTACCTCGCCGGCGAGCCGAAGCCGCGCTTCCGCGACCTGTGCCGCATGGAGTGGATCAAGATCGCCTCGCTGCGGTCCACCTGGTTCGTCCTGGTGGCCGCGGCGCTCGCGACGGTGTTCATCAACCTGAACGGCGTCCGCTCCGACTTGCAGTACCTGGACCAGAACCTGGCGCATCCCGAAGGGATCATGCCGAACGGCTACCACTTCCACTTCTACTACGACCCGCTGTTCCGGTCGCTGAGCGAGATCGCGGTGCAGCTGATGATGCTCGGCGCGGCGGCGATCGGCGCGCTGACGATGTTCGGGGAGTTCTCGACCGGCCAGGTACGCACGACGTTCGCCGCGGTCCCGAAGCGCGAGGGTGTCGTCGCGGCGAAGATCACGGTGCTGTGCGGGATCACCACGATCCTGGCCTTCGCCGTCGCGCTGATCTCGTTCCTCGGCGGCCAGGCGATGGTCGCGAGCCGGCACGTCGGACTGTCGATCACCGACCACGACGCCCAGATCGCCATCGCCGCCTACACCCTCGTGGTCCCGGTCTGCGCCCTGGTCGGCATGCTCTTCGGCGCGCTGATCCGCAACGCGACGGCCTCGATCGTGGCCGTGGTCGCCTTCCTGTTCCTGCTGCCGTCCTTCTTCGGCGGCGACAAGTACCACTGGGTGAAGGAGATCGGCCACCTGTTCCCCGGCAACGCCGAGGGCACGCTGACGTTCTGGGCGAAGGACCCCAACCAGACCAACGGCAAGTGGCCGGCCAGTCACATGCACGCCTGGCTGGTGTTCGCGGGCTGGGCCGTGATCTCGAGCGTGGTGGCGCTGGTGGTGGTGAAGAAGCGGGATGCCTGA